The Simkania negevensis Z genome has a window encoding:
- a CDS encoding transposase, translated as MWTVLFPPAPGGGEKVDYGYKGKGVLLHLLIDKNGNAIAITTTDAKGDEKQEVSRLLTQLPLKSLKGRVVVLEADKGYDAGWLRQFLLNMGIFPLIPYRKIKGRWAPEINEVTHFFKLSPQRWKVERAFAWLKRRCRRLLMRWERLFVIWNGLVILGVVYTWIKNLVG; from the coding sequence CTGTGGACGGTTCTTTTTCCCCCCGCTCCAGGAGGAGGGGAAAAAGTTGATTATGGTTATAAAGGCAAGGGAGTTCTGCTTCACTTGCTTATCGATAAAAACGGCAATGCAATAGCCATTACAACTACCGATGCAAAGGGGGATGAAAAACAGGAAGTTAGCAGATTGCTTACACAGCTTCCATTAAAGTCACTCAAAGGGCGAGTAGTTGTTCTTGAGGCAGACAAAGGTTATGATGCAGGCTGGTTACGTCAGTTTTTGTTAAACATGGGAATATTTCCTCTAATTCCCTATCGGAAAATCAAAGGAAGATGGGCGCCAGAAATTAACGAAGTTACCCATTTCTTCAAATTGAGCCCACAACGCTGGAAGGTAGAACGAGCTTTTGCTTGGTTAAAAAGACGTTGTCGTCGGCTATTGATGCGATGGGAGCGTTTATTCGTGATATGGAATGGATTGGTAATATTGGGGGTAGTTTATACTTGGATAAAAAATTTAGTTGGATAG
- a CDS encoding HU family DNA-binding protein, producing the protein MRTITKRQIIHEIARRRGMDPKDVQRIVVEFLHTVTENLVEGNRFEFRDFGIFEVVERKSKIGRNPKSPETPILIPARKGVKFSPGRKLKTLISSSV; encoded by the coding sequence ATGAGAACAATTACAAAAAGGCAAATCATTCACGAAATTGCTCGAAGAAGAGGAATGGACCCTAAAGATGTTCAAAGAATCGTTGTGGAGTTTTTGCATACTGTTACTGAAAACCTGGTAGAGGGAAATCGATTTGAGTTCAGAGACTTTGGTATTTTTGAAGTAGTAGAAAGAAAGTCCAAAATTGGTCGAAACCCAAAGTCCCCAGAAACTCCCATTCTAATTCCTGCGCGAAAAGGAGTTAAATTCTCTCCTGGGAGAAAGCTAAAAACTCTCATTTCTTCTTCTGTGTGA
- a CDS encoding ATP-binding protein, producing the protein MKKLPIGIQSIEKILGEGEYLYVDKTGFIKSLIDEGAPYFFMSRPRRFGKSLFLNTLEEIFKGNKELFRGLQIYESDYDWREHPVLHFDFAKILSETSKDFKKGLEDAIDDFSNLHEIPTEGSSYLSKLNRLITSLSEKNQVVVLVDEYDSAIINHLKNVEVAEKNRDLLKAFFGTLKSLDRYLKFTFITGVSKFSQVSLFSGPNNLTDITMDPKYAGMMGYTEEELKENFQDYIQDIAKNRNKHGNSVSEQDIVEEIRTWYNGYRFSESELSVYNPYSTLRYLSAKKAESYWYSTGTPSFLIDEAKKHPQSVVPLSGTSALKSTLSDISKLDRIHLAALMFQTGYLTINGYNPEENSYDLDFPNKEVKEAFFNSLLQEFTEVDPLEVTRAAKEIKQDLHKLDLNAFFSKMNVHFAKMPYHVFHHAKEGFYQAVFFTFLETSGIKTMAEISTNIGRIDLMTETPETVCIFELKLDKTAEIALTQTERKKYRQRFSMSNKDTLVIGANFSSKSRNINDWKAILYSSEGERIREILPSKGE; encoded by the coding sequence ATGAAAAAACTACCTATCGGAATTCAAAGTATTGAGAAAATCCTTGGAGAAGGTGAATACCTATATGTTGATAAGACAGGTTTTATCAAGAGCTTAATTGACGAGGGTGCTCCTTATTTTTTCATGTCTCGTCCTCGAAGATTTGGAAAATCTCTTTTCTTAAATACCCTAGAAGAAATATTCAAAGGAAACAAAGAGCTTTTCCGAGGTCTCCAAATTTATGAAAGTGACTACGATTGGCGAGAACATCCTGTTTTGCATTTTGATTTCGCAAAAATTCTAAGCGAAACTTCTAAAGACTTTAAGAAAGGTCTGGAAGATGCCATTGATGACTTTTCGAATCTTCATGAAATACCTACTGAGGGGTCATCTTATCTATCGAAACTCAACAGGTTAATCACCAGTCTTTCAGAAAAAAATCAGGTCGTTGTTCTTGTGGACGAATATGATAGTGCTATCATCAATCACCTAAAAAATGTTGAAGTTGCGGAAAAAAACCGAGATCTCCTTAAAGCATTCTTTGGAACACTGAAAAGCCTTGATCGTTATTTGAAATTTACATTTATCACAGGCGTTAGCAAGTTTTCTCAAGTTTCACTCTTCTCAGGCCCCAACAACCTAACAGATATTACAATGGACCCAAAATATGCTGGGATGATGGGGTATACTGAAGAGGAGCTAAAAGAAAACTTTCAGGATTATATCCAAGATATTGCCAAGAACAGAAACAAACACGGAAATTCAGTATCTGAACAGGATATTGTAGAAGAGATACGCACTTGGTATAACGGCTACCGATTTTCTGAGAGTGAACTTTCTGTTTATAACCCTTATTCAACACTACGCTACCTAAGCGCTAAGAAAGCCGAGAGCTATTGGTACAGTACAGGGACCCCTTCGTTTTTAATAGATGAGGCCAAAAAGCACCCGCAATCTGTTGTTCCACTAAGTGGGACATCTGCGTTAAAAAGTACTCTTTCAGATATTAGTAAATTGGACCGTATTCATCTAGCTGCTCTGATGTTCCAAACAGGTTATCTAACAATTAATGGATACAACCCTGAGGAAAATTCCTACGACCTTGATTTTCCTAATAAAGAGGTTAAAGAAGCTTTTTTTAATTCTCTCCTTCAAGAGTTTACAGAGGTCGACCCACTAGAAGTGACTCGTGCAGCAAAAGAGATAAAGCAAGACCTTCACAAACTAGATTTGAATGCGTTCTTTAGCAAAATGAACGTCCACTTTGCTAAAATGCCATATCATGTATTTCACCATGCTAAAGAAGGATTTTATCAAGCTGTTTTTTTCACATTTCTGGAAACGTCTGGAATTAAAACGATGGCGGAAATTTCTACAAATATTGGTCGTATCGATCTTATGACAGAGACGCCTGAAACAGTTTGCATTTTTGAACTCAAGCTTGACAAAACAGCAGAGATTGCTTTGACACAAACTGAAAGAAAGAAGTACAGACAGCGTTTTTCTATGAGCAACAAAGACACTCTTGTAATAGGAGCCAATTTTAGCTCAAAATCCCGTAACATTAATGATTGGAAAGCTATTTTGTATTCTTCTGAGGGAGAACGAATACGAGAAATCCTTCCATCAAAAGGGGAATAA
- a CDS encoding class I SAM-dependent methyltransferase: MKSFEKLVLCSMLFSSLFGENCEINSKEEGWNRRSLVTLYIHNSELQTQWAWEALSRYKLIGNERILDFGSGDGKITALISYIVPNGSVLGVDLSSEMIHVAQKLFPCELYPNLMFQESLDLDFLKFKTDQKFDVIVSFCVFHLIPNPIVVLQNLKTHLLPNGKLIITLPTGISKKFSRIVSEEMEIRGWQFPSSHSSERRMNSEASIRRTLEEADYKVDFCKVIKKCQIFGSRKEMVDWLEGTLTANWNIPYGYQREFFETLTEKFLERYPEFEDEEGFVSFPSTKADIIATAL; the protein is encoded by the coding sequence ATGAAAAGTTTTGAAAAATTAGTGCTATGTTCTATGCTTTTCAGCTCTTTATTCGGAGAAAACTGTGAAATCAATTCTAAAGAAGAAGGGTGGAATAGAAGAAGTTTAGTTACGCTTTATATTCATAATTCTGAGTTACAAACCCAGTGGGCCTGGGAAGCCTTATCTAGATACAAGTTAATAGGAAATGAACGGATACTAGATTTTGGCTCTGGAGATGGCAAAATAACAGCTCTCATTTCCTATATTGTACCAAATGGGAGTGTTTTGGGGGTGGACTTGTCCAGTGAAATGATTCACGTAGCTCAGAAATTATTTCCCTGTGAATTATATCCGAATTTAATGTTTCAAGAATCTCTGGACTTAGATTTTTTAAAATTTAAGACAGATCAAAAATTTGATGTTATTGTTTCGTTTTGTGTTTTTCATCTCATCCCAAACCCAATTGTTGTCCTACAAAACTTAAAAACCCATCTCCTTCCAAATGGTAAACTTATAATTACTTTGCCAACAGGCATCTCAAAAAAATTTTCTCGTATTGTGTCGGAAGAAATGGAAATAAGAGGTTGGCAATTTCCATCAAGTCATAGCTCTGAGCGAAGAATGAACTCTGAGGCTTCTATTCGAAGGACTTTAGAAGAGGCGGATTATAAAGTTGACTTTTGTAAAGTTATAAAAAAATGTCAAATTTTTGGATCTAGGAAAGAGATGGTTGATTGGCTAGAAGGAACTCTCACAGCTAATTGGAATATTCCATATGGCTATCAAAGAGAATTTTTTGAAACCTTAACGGAAAAATTCTTAGAACGTTACCCTGAATTTGAAGATGAGGAAGGCTTTGTTTCATTTCCATCTACAAAAGCGGATATCATCGCCACAGCATTGTAG
- a CDS encoding transposase translates to MAGFKCLSDEQWQLIEGLMDHTFPLERGTPRSDLRKTWNSILFILTRGCRWADLPTDSSLFIPRSTAHKWLKQWSVEGVFDKVMSGLLQIAIMEGKVDLSQVAVDGSFSPRSRRRGKS, encoded by the coding sequence ATGGCAGGATTTAAGTGTTTATCAGATGAACAATGGCAACTCATTGAAGGTCTTATGGACCATACTTTTCCTTTGGAGAGAGGAACTCCTCGAAGTGATCTACGCAAAACCTGGAATTCAATACTCTTTATCTTAACGAGAGGATGTCGTTGGGCGGATCTTCCGACAGATTCCTCTCTTTTTATCCCTCGTTCTACAGCTCACAAATGGTTAAAGCAATGGAGTGTTGAAGGAGTTTTTGATAAGGTGATGAGTGGGCTATTACAGATAGCAATAATGGAAGGAAAAGTTGATCTTTCTCAAGTAGCTGTGGACGGTTCTTTTTCCCCCCGCTCCAGGAGGAGGGGAAAAAGTTGA